The genomic interval GTTCGGCACGTTCCTTTTCGTCGGTCCGCATTTGTTGCTCCAGTCGCTGGTCTTCAGCTTCATCCCGGCCACGTGGGTGGGTGCCGGCAATGGGACGATACTCGAGCTTGCGGCCGCCCACTCGCACCAGCATCTCCGGTGAGGAACCGAGCACATGCAAAGGTTCTTTGCTGGCGCCGGATTTGGCGTCGAGATCGGCGAATCGCAGGAAGTACATATACGGCGAGGGATTCACCATGCGCAATGCGCGATAAAGATCAAAGGGAGGCGCTCCCGGATGGAACTCCAGGCGCTGCGATAGCACTGCCTGAAATATGTCGCCGGCAAAAATGTATTCCTTCATACGGCGGACGTTGCCCAGGAAAGTCTCGCGGCTGGTGTTTGATCGTACCTGCAGGTTGCCGGCTGACGGACGACGCTTCTGGGCGGCGCGAAATCCACCGGCCAGCTTTTTTTCAAGCATGGCGATATCACGGAGCGCTCGCTCGTAGGCACGCCGCGGACTTTCAGCGGTGACATCGGCCGCCGCTATGATCTGGATTTGGTGGCGCACGTGGTCGAACGCCAACAAGCGGTCGAAGAACATGAGCACACAATCGGGAATGTGCAGATCGTCCTTGGCATGTTCCCCAATGTTTTCCAGATGACGCACTACGTCGTAAGAAAAGTAACCCACCGCTCCTGCTGTGAAGGGAGGCAGCTCTGGCATAGTCGCCGGCCGATGCTGACGCAAAAGTTGCTGCACCGTCTCGAATATATTTCCGGTGCGCCGCTCGCGCTTACGGCCACGAACTATGGTGATCTCATTACCCCGGGCCTGCACCTGCATGTAGGGACGCGCGCCCAGAAAGGTGTAGCGGCCAATCTTCTCTCCGCCTTCAACCGACTCCAGCAGAAAGACG from Terriglobales bacterium carries:
- the trpE gene encoding anthranilate synthase component I encodes the protein MLRPNYQEFLRLARDSTLVPVAKSVTADLLTPVSAFSAIAADEPGVFLLESVEGGEKIGRYTFLGARPYMQVQARGNEITIVRGRKRERRTGNIFETVQQLLRQHRPATMPELPPFTAGAVGYFSYDVVRHLENIGEHAKDDLHIPDCVLMFFDRLLAFDHVRHQIQIIAAADVTAESPRRAYERALRDIAMLEKKLAGGFRAAQKRRPSAGNLQVRSNTSRETFLGNVRRMKEYIFAGDIFQAVLSQRLEFHPGAPPFDLYRALRMVNPSPYMYFLRFADLDAKSGASKEPLHVLGSSPEMLVRVGGRKLEYRPIAGTHPRGRDEAEDQRLEQQMRTDEKERAEHVMLVDLGRNDVGRVSEYGSVQVRDLMYVERYSHVMHLVSAIEGRLRPELDALDAFAACFPAGTLTGAPKVRAMQIIEQLEPVRRGIYGGSVLYADFAGNLDSCIAIRTMLLKGKRAYLQAGAGIVADSDPQSEFEESSNKAQALLKAVELARAGL